A genomic region of Chitinimonas arctica contains the following coding sequences:
- a CDS encoding putative quinol monooxygenase, with protein sequence MQALIVVATIVAKAGAEQQVEHALQKLIAPTRMEAGCIQYVLHRDLDQPGVFVFIETWQSRELHAQHMQSAHLAEYGRSVSGLVESWDVKLLNSLA encoded by the coding sequence ATGCAAGCCCTTATCGTCGTCGCCACCATTGTCGCCAAAGCAGGTGCCGAACAGCAGGTGGAGCACGCCTTGCAAAAGCTGATCGCGCCGACCCGGATGGAAGCCGGCTGCATCCAGTACGTCCTGCATCGGGACCTCGACCAGCCTGGCGTCTTTGTCTTTATCGAAACCTGGCAGAGCCGCGAGCTGCACGCACAGCATATGCAATCGGCACACCTGGCCGAATACGGCCGTAGCGTCAGCGGCCTGGTGGAAAGCTGGGATGTGAAGCTACTGAATAGCCTCGCGTAA
- the tpx gene encoding thiol peroxidase codes for MATVLLNGEPIGVGGRFPRVGDTAHSFMLVDVNLGDVPLSKFMGKRKIIAVIPSIDAEIGLKITRRLEAIADGFPNTRSFVVSVDTPYAMARVIATEGIRKVQLLSTLRGRDFHKDYGVMITDVPLSGMMCTALFGLDENDTIVFAELVQDVNAEPNYEKLAEDMLAGPA; via the coding sequence ATGGCCACAGTGCTTCTCAACGGCGAGCCGATTGGCGTGGGCGGCCGTTTCCCGCGCGTTGGCGATACCGCGCACAGCTTTATGCTGGTCGATGTCAATCTGGGCGATGTGCCGCTGTCCAAGTTCATGGGCAAGCGCAAGATCATCGCGGTGATTCCCAGTATCGATGCGGAAATCGGCCTCAAGATCACCCGCCGGCTGGAAGCGATCGCCGACGGTTTTCCCAATACCCGCAGCTTCGTCGTGTCGGTCGATACCCCTTATGCCATGGCGCGGGTGATCGCCACCGAGGGCATTCGCAAGGTACAACTGCTGTCCACGTTGCGCGGCCGGGATTTCCACAAGGATTATGGCGTCATGATCACCGACGTGCCCTTGTCTGGCATGATGTGCACGGCCCTGTTCGGGCTGGATGAAAACGATACCATCGTGTTCGCCGAGCTGGTGCAGGACGTGAACGCCGAACCGAACTACGAAAAACTGGCCGAAGACATGCTGGCCGGCCCGGCCTGA
- a CDS encoding zinc-binding alcohol dehydrogenase family protein, which yields MKAVALTRYLPISHPEALLDLELPKPAAPAAHDLLVRVEAIAVNPVDYKVRAPKDTVETTPRILGWDAAGVVEAVGEAVSGFKAGDRVYYAGDITRPGSNAQYQLVDERLVATMPKSLDFAAAAALPLTSITAWEALFERLGLDRHGRHSGKTLLVIGGAGGVGSIAIQLAKLAGLTVVATASRDNSRQWCRELGADHVIAHGEPLHAASRAAGFETYDYIFCTHDTDNYFDAMAELIAPQGGIVTIVETTRPHDLAALKAKSAFFAWESMFTRSKYRTADMIEQQRLLTEVAALIDAGRLKTTLGETLGNINADNLKRAHALLEEGRVIGKLVLVGF from the coding sequence ATGAAAGCCGTCGCCCTCACCCGCTATCTCCCTATCAGCCATCCGGAAGCATTGCTCGATCTCGAACTGCCCAAGCCGGCAGCACCGGCCGCGCATGACCTGTTGGTGCGCGTCGAAGCCATCGCCGTGAATCCGGTGGATTACAAGGTCCGCGCGCCAAAGGACACCGTGGAAACCACCCCGCGCATCCTGGGCTGGGACGCCGCCGGCGTGGTGGAGGCAGTGGGTGAGGCCGTCAGCGGTTTCAAGGCCGGCGACCGGGTCTATTACGCGGGTGATATCACTCGCCCCGGCAGCAATGCGCAGTATCAGCTGGTGGACGAACGCCTGGTCGCGACCATGCCCAAGAGCCTGGACTTTGCCGCCGCCGCCGCCCTGCCGCTGACGTCCATCACCGCCTGGGAAGCGCTCTTCGAGCGCCTTGGCCTGGACCGGCATGGCCGCCACAGCGGCAAGACGCTATTGGTAATCGGCGGTGCCGGCGGGGTCGGTTCGATCGCCATCCAACTGGCCAAGCTGGCCGGCCTGACCGTGGTCGCCACCGCCAGCCGGGACAATTCGCGGCAGTGGTGCCGGGAGCTAGGGGCCGACCATGTGATCGCGCATGGCGAGCCATTGCACGCCGCCAGCCGGGCGGCTGGTTTCGAGACCTACGACTACATTTTCTGCACCCACGATACCGACAACTACTTCGACGCCATGGCCGAGCTGATCGCGCCGCAAGGCGGCATCGTCACCATCGTCGAGACCACGCGCCCCCATGATCTGGCTGCCCTCAAGGCCAAAAGCGCCTTCTTTGCCTGGGAATCCATGTTTACCCGCTCCAAGTACCGCACCGCCGATATGATCGAGCAACAGCGGCTGCTGACCGAAGTCGCCGCCTTGATCGATGCCGGCCGGCTGAAAACCACCCTGGGAGAAACCCTGGGCAATATCAACGCCGACAACCTCAAGCGTGCGCATGCCTTGCTGGAGGAAGGCCGGGTTATCGGGAAGCTGGTGCTGGTTGGGTTTTGA
- a CDS encoding sensor histidine kinase, giving the protein MNTATLPPAPAGQVRRTLWRNLLVTLVVSTLAALFVALSGDSPLWRVMVTTQTIGLSVFVANTLTFTVIKPAPRREPLYFMGAITVGALLGLAINWLQRLDELEKIVGKFPHYLLGSLLLMMLAAAVIASILWSREKAERLEAAYHAERARHGEQDKQLMQSQLRLLQAQIEPHFLFNTLASVQSLIDVSPDQAKQMLGMFNDYLRASLARTRNEPSTVRQELELLRAYLGILQIRMADRLHFRIDCPEPLLDLPLPPMLLQPLVENAVRHGLEPKVDGGTISISLVAADRRLVATVEDDGLGLPAEVHGQGVGLANVRARLATLYGSTHGGLELRANRSGGVIATLSLPMNDEK; this is encoded by the coding sequence ATGAATACCGCTACGCTACCGCCCGCCCCCGCCGGCCAGGTTCGCCGCACGCTGTGGCGCAATCTGCTGGTCACGCTGGTGGTCAGCACCCTGGCGGCCTTGTTCGTGGCACTGAGCGGCGACTCGCCGCTCTGGCGGGTCATGGTGACGACGCAGACCATCGGTTTATCGGTCTTTGTCGCCAACACCCTCACCTTTACCGTGATCAAGCCGGCCCCCCGGCGGGAACCGCTGTACTTCATGGGCGCCATCACGGTCGGCGCCTTGCTGGGCTTGGCCATCAATTGGCTGCAACGCCTGGACGAACTGGAAAAGATCGTCGGCAAGTTTCCCCATTACCTGTTGGGTAGCCTGCTATTGATGATGCTGGCCGCCGCGGTCATCGCCAGTATCCTGTGGAGCCGCGAAAAAGCCGAACGGCTGGAAGCCGCCTACCATGCCGAACGCGCCCGGCATGGCGAGCAGGACAAGCAGCTGATGCAATCCCAGTTGCGGCTATTGCAGGCACAGATCGAACCGCATTTCCTGTTCAACACACTGGCCAGCGTGCAAAGCCTGATCGACGTTTCACCGGATCAGGCCAAGCAGATGCTGGGCATGTTCAATGATTACCTGCGCGCTTCCCTGGCCCGCACCCGCAACGAGCCCAGTACCGTGCGGCAGGAACTGGAGCTATTGCGGGCTTACCTCGGCATTCTGCAGATTCGCATGGCCGACCGCCTGCATTTCCGGATCGACTGCCCGGAGCCTTTGCTGGACCTGCCGCTGCCGCCCATGCTGTTGCAGCCGCTGGTGGAGAACGCGGTGCGGCATGGCCTGGAACCCAAGGTCGACGGCGGCACGATCAGTATTTCCCTGGTGGCGGCCGACCGGCGCCTGGTCGCCACCGTCGAGGATGATGGCCTGGGCCTGCCCGCCGAGGTGCATGGCCAGGGGGTGGGACTGGCGAACGTCCGCGCCAGGTTGGCAACGCTATACGGTAGTACGCACGGCGGCCTGGAATTGCGGGCCAACCGTTCGGGCGGTGTCATTGCCACGCTCAGCCTACCCATGAATGACGAGAAATAA
- a CDS encoding M3 family metallopeptidase, with protein MSNPLLDFSTLPRFDEIRPEHIDPAIDQLLANARAAISAAETVAPVSWDNFVRPVDDATEQLGRAWGQVSHLNAVVNTPALRDAYNSNLPKLSQFGAELGQNLALFSQYRRLAAAPAYAGYSAAQQRIVENALRDFRLGGAELDETQKPRFSAIKEELAQLSAKFEQNLLDATDAFSLHIADEAELAGLPDDIKAMCRAAAEQDGLAGFKLSLHMPVYLPVQSYCDNRALREQLYRAYSTRAAESGPAELDNTGAINRILALRAELAGMLGFANYGEYSVATKMAETPDEVLHFLRDLATRAMPYARRDRQELEDFAREHLGLDALEMWDLAYASEKLKEARYSFSEQAVKQYFTEPKVIAGLFGVIETLFGLRAEPDQAPVWHKDVRFYRLLDGAGKLVGQFYFDLYAREGKRGGAWMDDCRNRRDKAEGIQTPVTYLTCNFGGGVDGKPATFSHDEVITLFHEMGHGLHLLLTEVGELGVAGLNGVEWDAVELPSQFMENFCWEWERVVAMTSHADSGEPLPRALFDKMLAAKNFQSGMATARQLEFGLFDMELHSRYAAERESVLQLLERIRDEVAVNRPPAWSRFPNLFSHIFAGGYGAGYYSYKWAEVLSADAYAAFEEAPAQIAATGQRFRREVLAVGGSRPALDSFKAFRGRAPQIDALLRHSGMSS; from the coding sequence ATGAGCAACCCCCTTCTCGATTTCTCCACCCTGCCCCGCTTTGACGAAATTCGTCCCGAGCATATCGATCCCGCCATCGACCAATTGCTGGCGAACGCCCGGGCAGCCATTTCGGCGGCGGAAACCGTCGCACCGGTCAGCTGGGATAATTTCGTGCGGCCGGTGGATGATGCCACCGAGCAGCTCGGCCGCGCCTGGGGCCAGGTCAGCCACCTGAACGCGGTGGTCAATACCCCCGCCCTGCGCGATGCCTACAACAGCAACCTGCCCAAGCTGAGCCAGTTCGGCGCCGAACTGGGCCAGAACCTGGCGCTGTTCTCGCAATACCGGCGCCTGGCGGCCGCACCGGCATACGCCGGCTACAGCGCCGCACAGCAGCGCATCGTCGAAAACGCCCTGCGCGATTTCCGCCTGGGCGGCGCCGAGCTGGACGAGACGCAAAAGCCGCGCTTCAGCGCGATCAAGGAAGAATTGGCGCAGCTATCGGCCAAGTTCGAACAAAACCTGCTGGATGCCACCGACGCATTCAGCCTGCACATCGCCGACGAAGCCGAACTGGCCGGCCTGCCGGACGATATCAAGGCCATGTGCCGTGCGGCAGCCGAACAAGACGGACTGGCCGGCTTCAAGCTCAGCCTGCATATGCCGGTCTACTTGCCGGTGCAGAGCTATTGCGACAACCGTGCGCTACGCGAACAGCTCTACCGTGCCTATTCCACCCGTGCGGCCGAATCCGGCCCCGCCGAGTTGGACAATACCGGCGCCATCAACCGCATCCTTGCCCTGCGGGCGGAGCTGGCCGGTATGCTGGGCTTCGCCAACTATGGCGAATACTCGGTCGCGACCAAGATGGCCGAGACACCCGACGAGGTACTGCACTTCCTGCGTGACCTGGCCACCCGCGCCATGCCTTATGCCCGCCGCGATCGCCAGGAGCTGGAGGATTTCGCGCGCGAACATTTGGGCCTGGACGCGCTGGAAATGTGGGACCTGGCCTATGCCAGCGAGAAGCTCAAGGAAGCCCGCTATAGCTTCTCGGAGCAGGCGGTCAAACAGTACTTCACCGAACCGAAAGTGATCGCCGGCCTGTTCGGCGTGATCGAAACCCTGTTCGGCCTGCGCGCCGAGCCGGACCAGGCGCCGGTCTGGCACAAGGATGTGCGCTTTTACCGCCTGCTGGATGGCGCGGGCAAACTGGTCGGGCAGTTCTATTTCGACCTGTACGCCCGCGAAGGCAAGCGCGGCGGCGCCTGGATGGACGACTGCCGCAATCGCCGCGACAAGGCGGAAGGCATCCAGACGCCCGTCACCTACCTGACCTGCAACTTCGGTGGCGGGGTGGACGGCAAGCCCGCCACCTTTAGCCACGATGAAGTGATTACCCTGTTCCACGAAATGGGCCATGGCCTGCATCTGCTGCTGACCGAGGTGGGCGAGCTGGGTGTGGCCGGCCTGAACGGGGTGGAATGGGATGCGGTCGAGCTGCCCAGCCAGTTCATGGAAAACTTCTGCTGGGAATGGGAACGGGTGGTCGCCATGACCAGCCATGCCGATAGCGGCGAGCCGCTACCGCGCGCGCTGTTCGACAAGATGCTGGCGGCCAAGAACTTCCAGAGTGGCATGGCCACCGCGCGCCAGTTGGAGTTCGGCCTGTTCGACATGGAATTGCATAGCCGCTACGCCGCCGAGCGCGAAAGCGTGTTGCAGCTGCTGGAACGGATACGCGACGAAGTAGCGGTCAACCGGCCGCCGGCGTGGAGCCGTTTTCCCAACCTGTTCAGCCATATCTTCGCCGGCGGTTATGGCGCGGGCTACTACAGCTATAAGTGGGCCGAAGTATTGAGCGCGGACGCCTATGCCGCATTCGAAGAGGCCCCGGCGCAGATCGCCGCGACCGGCCAGCGCTTCCGCCGGGAAGTCCTGGCGGTGGGCGGCAGCCGGCCGGCCCTGGACAGCTTCAAGGCTTTCCGCGGCCGGGCGCCGCAGATCGATGCCTTGTTGCGGCATAGTGGCATGAGCAGTTAA
- a CDS encoding LysR family transcriptional regulator — protein sequence MLKLDLMAIFAQVADSGSFTAAARLLELPKSTVSQRVAELEAMLGLRLLQRTTRKLNLTEAGQTYLSHCQAMLLAAQAADAAVSRLRDAPAGVLRLTAPEASGIKLLPAMLAAFRQAHPLVEVHCQVTDAHLDLVGERIDLAFRTGRLEDSSFVSRRIGSVGRVLVASPPYLAARGEPHAPQDLLRHACLRHHSAPQWRLGEETITLPSGGQGSNSLLYLLQAALLGGGIAMLPAFLCREEMAAGQLLRVLTGYPPPPNDYYAVYPSRSHPTAALSALLDFVLGYDLAGRLA from the coding sequence ATGCTTAAGCTGGACTTGATGGCCATCTTTGCCCAAGTGGCGGATAGCGGCAGCTTTACCGCCGCAGCCCGCTTGCTGGAACTGCCCAAATCCACCGTCAGCCAGCGAGTGGCCGAGCTGGAGGCGATGCTGGGCCTACGCCTGTTGCAGCGAACGACGCGCAAATTGAACCTGACCGAGGCGGGGCAGACCTATCTGTCGCATTGCCAGGCCATGTTGCTGGCGGCGCAGGCAGCGGATGCAGCCGTGTCGCGCCTGCGCGATGCGCCGGCCGGCGTATTGAGGCTGACCGCGCCCGAAGCTTCCGGCATCAAGCTGCTGCCGGCCATGCTGGCAGCGTTCCGGCAGGCGCATCCCCTGGTGGAAGTGCATTGCCAGGTGACCGATGCCCATCTCGACCTGGTGGGCGAGCGCATCGATCTGGCATTCAGGACCGGGCGCCTGGAAGATTCCAGCTTTGTATCGCGGCGGATCGGTTCGGTAGGAAGGGTATTGGTGGCGTCGCCACCATATCTGGCGGCGCGGGGCGAGCCGCATGCGCCCCAGGATTTACTGCGCCATGCTTGTCTGCGCCATCACTCGGCACCGCAATGGCGGCTGGGGGAAGAGACGATTACCTTGCCCTCGGGCGGACAGGGGAGCAATAGCTTGCTCTACCTCTTGCAGGCGGCTTTGCTGGGAGGCGGAATCGCCATGCTGCCAGCCTTTCTCTGCCGCGAGGAAATGGCCGCTGGGCAACTGCTGCGGGTGCTGACCGGCTATCCGCCACCACCCAATGACTATTATGCGGTCTACCCCAGCCGCAGCCATCCCACGGCGGCCCTGTCGGCGCTGTTGGACTTTGTCCTGGGCTACGATCTGGCGGGCCGCCTGGCGTAA
- a CDS encoding DUF3025 domain-containing protein, which produces MQPWPSAHLADSPWLRSLQPILQQLAWTHFPAESDWLDLPSPLRPFNNNGNAIHFVAPDQLADEGYEARIAGSGQVATRPDNWHDAFNALCWLAWPRSKAALNALHMRELAAQTDSRRNRCRDAATLFDESGLVLAVADASLAQALLDHDWHTLFQARRADWGGLLEPFCFGHALMEKSLAPFKGIVAKVMLLPVERDWFVQPLADKLAQLDGRLAERIAQGELRDPRALPPLPVLGIPGWWPAQGPDFYADRQHFRPRAAVVHPR; this is translated from the coding sequence ATGCAACCCTGGCCCTCCGCGCACCTTGCCGATTCTCCCTGGCTACGTTCCCTGCAACCGATACTGCAACAACTGGCCTGGACTCATTTTCCTGCCGAGTCCGATTGGCTGGACCTGCCGTCGCCTCTACGGCCCTTTAACAATAACGGCAACGCCATCCATTTCGTCGCGCCCGACCAGCTGGCCGACGAGGGCTACGAAGCCCGTATCGCCGGCAGCGGCCAGGTCGCTACCCGTCCCGACAATTGGCACGATGCATTCAACGCCCTGTGCTGGCTGGCCTGGCCTCGTAGCAAGGCAGCCTTGAATGCCCTGCATATGCGCGAGTTGGCTGCGCAAACGGATTCCCGCCGCAATCGCTGCCGCGACGCAGCCACCTTGTTCGATGAGTCCGGCCTGGTGCTGGCCGTGGCGGATGCGTCCCTGGCACAAGCCCTGCTCGATCACGACTGGCACACACTATTCCAGGCCCGCCGTGCCGACTGGGGCGGACTCCTGGAACCGTTTTGCTTCGGCCATGCCTTGATGGAAAAGAGCCTGGCGCCGTTCAAGGGCATCGTCGCCAAGGTCATGCTGCTACCGGTCGAGCGCGATTGGTTCGTCCAACCGCTGGCTGACAAGCTGGCACAGCTGGACGGACGTCTTGCCGAGCGGATCGCGCAAGGCGAGCTGCGCGATCCACGCGCTTTGCCGCCCCTACCGGTACTGGGCATCCCTGGCTGGTGGCCGGCGCAGGGCCCGGACTTCTATGCCGACCGCCAGCATTTTCGCCCTCGTGCCGCCGTCGTTCATCCACGCTGA
- a CDS encoding type II toxin-antitoxin system Phd/YefM family antitoxin, whose translation MKFSTQVKPISYLKSNAAEIAKSLTETREPMLITQNGEAKLVVMDVRSYEENEETLALLKLLALGKREIELGNFRSADEVFAELDKEGV comes from the coding sequence ATGAAATTCTCCACTCAAGTCAAGCCTATCAGCTACCTCAAGAGCAACGCAGCAGAGATCGCCAAGTCGCTTACGGAAACACGTGAACCCATGCTGATCACCCAGAATGGTGAAGCCAAACTGGTCGTTATGGATGTGCGTTCATACGAAGAAAATGAAGAAACGCTCGCCTTGCTCAAGTTGCTGGCGCTCGGTAAGCGCGAGATCGAGCTAGGTAATTTCCGCTCAGCCGACGAAGTCTTTGCCGAGCTGGACAAGGAGGGCGTTTGA
- a CDS encoding LytR/AlgR family response regulator transcription factor has product MQATALIADDEPLLADYLKTKLAQLWPELEIVALARNGLEAVAALREFEPDVAFLDIKMPGLTGLEVARHAEDCHCVFVTAYDQYAVEAFDRDAIDYLLKPFSDERLQRAVSKLRDKLATRQPAGNGALLDSLRAALGGGMPALSGNHRLSWIRAGQGNEVKLIAVDDVCYFHAADKYTTVLTRDGEYLIRTSLKELLEQLDSEQFWQVHRATLVNVRDIAEASRDFTGKVTLSLKSRPEKIAVSRAYAYLFKQM; this is encoded by the coding sequence ATGCAAGCGACCGCCCTGATCGCCGACGATGAACCCTTGTTGGCCGACTACCTGAAAACCAAGCTGGCCCAGTTGTGGCCCGAGCTGGAAATCGTCGCCCTGGCCCGCAATGGCCTGGAAGCGGTGGCCGCCTTGCGTGAATTCGAGCCGGATGTCGCCTTCCTGGATATCAAAATGCCCGGCCTGACCGGATTGGAAGTGGCGCGCCATGCCGAGGATTGCCATTGCGTCTTCGTCACCGCCTACGACCAGTATGCGGTGGAAGCATTCGATCGAGACGCCATCGACTATCTGCTGAAGCCATTCAGCGACGAACGGCTGCAACGCGCGGTGAGCAAACTGCGGGACAAGCTCGCCACCCGCCAGCCGGCCGGCAACGGCGCCCTGCTGGACAGTCTGCGGGCCGCCCTGGGCGGCGGGATGCCGGCACTGTCGGGCAACCACCGGCTGTCATGGATACGGGCAGGCCAGGGCAACGAGGTCAAGCTGATCGCGGTGGATGACGTGTGCTACTTCCACGCCGCCGATAAATACACCACGGTACTGACCCGCGACGGCGAGTATCTGATCCGCACCTCGCTCAAGGAATTGCTGGAGCAGCTCGATAGCGAGCAGTTCTGGCAGGTCCACCGCGCCACGCTGGTCAATGTGCGCGATATCGCCGAAGCCAGCCGCGACTTTACCGGCAAGGTCACGCTCAGCCTCAAATCACGGCCGGAAAAGATCGCGGTCAGCCGCGCCTATGCCTATCTGTTCAAGCAGATGTAG
- the tpx gene encoding thiol peroxidase produces the protein MSTVTLRGNPIPVNGNFPAVGDKAPAFKLVGADLADVSLEGYAGKRKVLNIFPSIDTPTCATSTRKFNAAADQLANTVVLCISADLPFAQKRFCGAEGLQNVVTLSTMRGREFILDYGVEIGAGPLAGVTARAVVVLDESDKVIHAQLVGEIADEPDYEAVLALLK, from the coding sequence ATGTCCACGGTAACACTGCGCGGCAACCCCATTCCCGTCAACGGCAACTTCCCCGCGGTCGGCGACAAGGCGCCCGCCTTCAAGCTGGTCGGCGCCGACCTGGCTGACGTCTCGCTGGAAGGCTATGCCGGCAAGCGCAAGGTATTGAACATTTTTCCAAGCATCGACACCCCCACCTGCGCCACCTCGACCCGCAAGTTCAATGCGGCCGCCGACCAACTGGCAAACACCGTGGTGCTGTGCATTTCCGCCGACCTGCCCTTTGCCCAGAAGCGCTTCTGCGGCGCCGAAGGCCTGCAGAACGTGGTGACGCTTTCCACCATGCGTGGCCGTGAATTCATTCTCGATTACGGCGTGGAAATCGGTGCCGGCCCGCTGGCTGGCGTGACCGCCCGTGCCGTCGTGGTATTGGACGAAAGCGACAAGGTGATCCACGCCCAGCTGGTGGGCGAAATCGCCGACGAACCCGACTACGAAGCCGTCCTGGCACTGCTGAAGTAA
- a CDS encoding type II toxin-antitoxin system RelE/ParE family toxin produces MAFRVVLLAAAEQDLRKLKNYLVKNFGRHAWEASYGKIKDATNSLKAFPLKGAIPDELERLNLMQYRQLIAGMNRIIYEIDKETIFIHLICDTRKDLKSLLLERILRVI; encoded by the coding sequence ATGGCTTTTCGAGTCGTCTTACTGGCTGCGGCGGAACAGGATTTAAGAAAGCTTAAAAACTATCTCGTTAAAAATTTCGGGAGACATGCTTGGGAAGCAAGCTATGGAAAAATAAAAGACGCGACAAACTCACTCAAAGCCTTTCCACTCAAGGGCGCCATTCCAGACGAACTTGAGCGACTGAACCTTATGCAATACCGTCAACTTATCGCGGGAATGAACAGAATTATCTATGAAATCGACAAGGAAACCATATTCATTCATCTGATCTGCGACACTCGGAAGGACCTGAAGTCCCTACTACTGGAAAGAATACTACGGGTTATCTAA
- a CDS encoding gamma carbonic anhydrase family protein: MSVRAFKGIVPVVPASAYVDEAAVVVGEVVLGENASVWPGAIVRGDVNHIHIGADSNVQDLACLHVSHKRPEDPLGAPLIIGERVTIAHQVTLHGCTIGDECLIGIGTIVLDRAVIESRVMVGAGSLVPPGKVLRSGYLYLGRPVKEIRPLSEAEIAHFDYSAQHYVRLMRAHRMD; encoded by the coding sequence ATGTCTGTCCGTGCCTTCAAAGGGATCGTGCCTGTCGTACCGGCGTCTGCCTATGTGGACGAAGCCGCCGTGGTGGTCGGTGAAGTGGTGCTGGGCGAAAACGCCTCGGTCTGGCCGGGCGCCATCGTGCGCGGCGATGTGAATCATATCCATATCGGTGCGGATTCCAATGTGCAGGACCTGGCCTGTCTGCATGTCAGTCACAAACGGCCGGAAGATCCGCTGGGCGCGCCGCTGATTATCGGCGAACGGGTCACCATTGCCCACCAGGTCACGCTGCACGGCTGCACAATCGGCGACGAGTGTCTGATCGGCATCGGTACCATCGTGCTGGACCGGGCGGTGATCGAGTCGCGCGTGATGGTGGGGGCCGGTTCGCTGGTGCCGCCGGGTAAGGTGCTGCGCTCCGGTTATCTTTATCTGGGGCGGCCGGTCAAGGAAATCCGCCCCCTGAGCGAGGCGGAGATCGCCCATTTCGACTACTCCGCCCAACACTACGTCCGGCTGATGCGGGCCCACCGGATGGATTGA
- a CDS encoding acyltransferase: MLNFLPSPLRGLLSLLLLVLNTLLFASVILLLATFKLLLPFSAVRRPLDSVLNAIAQTWVRVNGVWIALAQRIGWQVEGLEQLNPRGWYLVCSNHQSWVDIFVLQRVLEGKVPFLKFFLKRQLILVPVIGLVWWALDFPFMKRYTEAYLRKHPHKRGQDQATTRRACEKFSLVPTSVINFLEGTRFTPAKHDRQQSPYRYLLRPKAGGIALAMNAMGEKFQSLIDVTIFYPDGAPTFWDLLAGRVGRVVVQVKQQAIPPELTRGDYGADAEFRAKVQAWVHALWQEKDERLAGLHQAHGTQPAQVGRVSSAPTSA; the protein is encoded by the coding sequence ATGCTGAATTTCCTGCCTTCGCCGCTGCGCGGCCTGCTTTCACTACTCTTGCTGGTACTCAATACGCTGTTGTTCGCCAGCGTGATCCTACTGCTGGCCACCTTCAAGCTGCTGCTGCCCTTCAGTGCCGTACGGCGTCCGCTCGATTCCGTACTGAACGCTATCGCCCAGACCTGGGTGCGCGTCAACGGCGTCTGGATCGCCCTGGCGCAGCGGATCGGCTGGCAGGTGGAGGGGCTGGAGCAGTTGAATCCGCGTGGTTGGTATCTGGTCTGTTCCAATCACCAGAGCTGGGTGGACATCTTTGTGCTGCAGCGAGTCCTGGAGGGCAAGGTGCCCTTTCTCAAGTTCTTTCTGAAGCGGCAATTGATCCTGGTGCCGGTGATCGGCCTGGTCTGGTGGGCGCTGGATTTTCCCTTTATGAAACGCTACACCGAGGCCTATCTGCGCAAGCACCCGCACAAGCGCGGCCAGGACCAGGCAACCACCCGGCGCGCCTGCGAGAAATTCTCGCTGGTGCCCACCTCGGTGATCAATTTTCTCGAAGGTACCCGATTTACCCCGGCCAAGCACGACCGCCAGCAATCCCCCTATCGCTATCTGCTGCGGCCTAAGGCCGGTGGTATCGCCTTGGCCATGAACGCCATGGGCGAGAAATTCCAATCGCTGATCGATGTGACCATTTTCTATCCCGACGGCGCACCCACTTTCTGGGATCTACTGGCGGGGCGGGTTGGACGGGTGGTGGTGCAGGTCAAGCAGCAGGCGATCCCGCCGGAACTGACGCGTGGCGATTACGGCGCCGATGCCGAATTCCGCGCCAAGGTGCAGGCTTGGGTCCATGCCTTGTGGCAGGAGAAGGACGAACGCCTGGCCGGCTTGCACCAAGCCCACGGCACGCAGCCCGCCCAAGTCGGCAGGGTAAGCTCGGCGCCTACATCTGCTTGA